AAACTCTTTGTAAAAGAATAAAATTTGGATTAATTTCCTGCACAAGAAAGGAGGAGAACTATGATTGTCAAGATATTAAATCATTTCCGGCTTACCTGGAGACTGGTAGAGGATCGCAGAGTAAATAAGTGGCTGAAGGTGTTTTTAGTTTTCATTCCACTTGCTTATGTTTTTTTACCATTTCCGCCTGATGACTTCCTGCCTCTCCTGGGACTTTTAGATGACCTGCTCCTCCTGACAGTTACCACCATACTCTTTGTTGAAATGTGCCCAGAAACTGTGGTACGGGAACATAAATTGGCACTGACCGGTCTTTTTCCCTCAGCCAGATCCATCAACTTGGAAGACTACCGCTGTAAAACCGAGAACCGTGATCTCGCTCTGGGATTTATCTTTGCTGTAGTCATCCTCCTTTTGGGGGGATACTTAGCAGGAGTCCTTTTTCTGCTCATCTTTGGAATGGGTTATATAACATCAAACCTGAAGCGGAAGGAGATCCTTGCCAATGCTGTTCAGATCGGCCCCCATCAGCGCCCAGACCTCTATGAGGCACTTGAAGAAGTTCAGAAACTCCTTCCCCCTGTGAAAATAGATCTCTTTATAAACCAAAACCCGGTAATGAATGCCTATACCTTTGGTTATGGCGAACCCTATACTGTGGTTCTTACATCCAGCCTGGTGGAGAAGCTTTCCAAAACCGAGATAAAGGCGGTAATCGGGCATGAAATGGGACACATCTTATTCGGACACGTGCGGATTATCGGTTTAATGAGTACTCAGTTTGGACTGGGCCGACTCTTCTTCTATAAGTGGAGCCGCTCATGTGAATACTCTGCCGATTCAGTGGCCCTTATAGCCAGCAGGGGGGATCTAATTCCCCTGACCTCTTCCCTGCTAAAACTAGCGTGGGGTTTGGACGATTCAGTTGATGTAGAGGAATTTTTGGCACAGCTGGATGGGGATTCAGGGACTCTCAGCATGGAGGTGTTCAGTACGCATCCCTTTATGAATAATCGGATCAAAAGCCTTATCCTCCTTGCCAGGCAGAAAGAGTTTAGGGAAAAGATGAAACATATGGATCCCAGGGATCTCCCATAAATTCCTTTGAAGACTAGCAATAATAAGTTTACAATGATTCCTTTAAATTTTGAAAAAAAAAAATACGAAGAAAAGTTGTCCACTATATTGACATAAGACCATAATGTCATTTCTAAAATTACATAAACTAAATCTATTTATCCTTTTAATTTGACAATCTAGGATCATAAAAGTTAGGAATAGTTTTATTTTTTTTTTTAAAATAAAACTATTTTAGAAGTTCTATTTAATGATATAATAAAAGTACAATCTAAAGATCTAAGGAGTGGTTTTATGAAGAAAACAAAATTTAAAGGCAGTGTAATCTTAAATCCGGTACCAGTGGTAATGGTTACCTCAAGAAGCAGTGAAGGAAAGGATAACGTATTTACTGTGGCCTGGGCTGGGACAGTCTGTACCACGCCTCCCATGCTATCTATTTCCATAAGACCCGAAAGACTCTCATACGAGTATATAAAAGAAACGATGCAGTTTACAATAAACCTTCCCCATAGAAGACTTACAAAGGAAACCGATTATTGTGGTGTGCGGTCGGGAAGACAACTGGATAAGATAAAAGAAATGGGCTTTACCATGGTGGAAGGGACGCATATAGATGTTCCTTATATCGATGAATGTCCTGTCAGTATTGAATGTAAGGTGAAGAGTATCGTTCCTCTCGGAACCCACGATCTTTTTATCGCAGAGGTTATGGGATCCCATATAGATTCCAAACTTTTAGATGAAAATGGAAAACTCTGTTTAGAGAAGGGAAATCTGATAAATTACTGTCACGGAGAATACTATCCCATGGCTAAAGATGCCATCGGTAAGTTCGGATTTTCAGTAGCCAAGAATAAACCAGAGATAAAAAATATTTCCAATGTTGAAAAGAAATCTGAATCCCAAAGGGGCAAATCAGAGAAAAAGAAGCCATCTAAAAAAGCAAAGAAATCTTTAAAATCAGGAAAAAAGAAAAATAAAAAATAATAGTTCATTAATATTAAATTAATTAGAATTTTTTTATAAACACAATAAAAAAAGAACCAGATTATTTTCTGGTTCTTTTATTTAATTTATGGATTCAAGTCCCATAGAAAGTGCCTGTCTTTACCTTTAAAGTTATTCATGAAAGACGATATTACCTTCCCACTCCATCTAAAAAATCAATAAGTTCTTTTACAAAGTCTACACTCTTGCCATCTTTATCTGTAAGAGGATTTAATTCCACTATATCAACAGAAGTAATCTTGTAGTTTTCAAAGAGAATAGAGAAAATTTCAAGTATCTCTTCTTTTTCAAAACCATCGTTAACTGGAACACTCACTCCAGGGGCAAAATTTGGATCTACAGAATCTAAATCAAAACTGATATGAAGTTCTTCAACCTGGAGCATTTCCTTTGCTTTTTCCAAGGCAGCTACTAATCCCATCTCAAGGACCTCATCATGTGTTATTAAATTAACACCATATTTTTCTATAAAATTTAATTCTCCAGGATCTAAATCTCTAGCACCAAACAATAAAACTTTTTTTGGATCAAGGAAATTACCCTTATTCAATCTAGTTAGCTTTGCATCTCCATGGCCCATAAGAGCGGCAAGGACCATCCCGTGGATATTACCTGAAGGACTTGTATCAGCAGTATTCATATCTGCATGAGCATCTATCCAGATAACACCGGCATCCCTTTTTTCTGCCAATAACCCTGAGATACTACCCAGTGAGATAGAGTGATCTCCTCCTACCACGATTGGCCTGTATCCGGATGTAACTAATTCCCTTGTTCTTTCTGCAAGAACTTTTGATGTAGATATAACTGAGTTTACAAATTTAAGTCTTTTATCGAATAGATTTTCATCTTCACGTACAGGTTCAATTAATTCTATGACGTTTTTAAGTTCAGGATATTCACCGAAAAGATAGTCTATAGCAAATTCAGTTCCTGTTACTGCTGCTCCTAAATTAAAAGGAACTCCAAGAATAAAGTTTTGAACTTTTTCTACGAAAAGATAAACAGCGTCAATCTCCTGTATTATATTTATATTTTCAAGATTTACATCTTCTAGACCTTGGACACTGAGCCCAGCTTTCTTAAGATCTTCAACATAATCAATTATTTCTTCTGTGATTCTCTCACCAGGGCAGAGAATTGGTATTCCAGGAGGATATGCCATGATAAATTCACCACTTATAGCTCCTACAGCTTCTTCTAAACGTGTTCTGGTTTTTTCACTGAAGAATGCTTCTCTAGGGTTTTGTTCCATCTCTGGGACATTTGGAATATCTTTAAAAGTAGGAATCTCTCCTTCATGCTTTGTTTCATTTGAGATCTCTTTTACTGCAGCGATAACACTCTCATGACTTTTAAGGGTATCTCCAAAAGTAGTAACTAAGAGTACATTATAAAAGTCAGAAAGTTCAGGCTGGATATTGTATTTATCCACAAATATTCTTTCTAATTGATATCCGGTAAGGCCCAGGTCTCTGGCACTGATGGCTATTTTAGTGGGATCAAAAGAATATTTTCCCATACCGTCAAGAACTTCTCTGCCAAAACATTTAAATCCGTCGATCTTATTTATCTCTTCTCTTAGAATATCTGCTCTTTCAATGGATTTTTTGATAAGATCTGCTCCATCCAATGCAATTTGTTTTCTCGCACAGTCTAAAGAAGCTAATAAGATGTAAGATGGTGATGTAGTCTGTAAAAGACTTAATACTTGTCTCATCTTTCCATAACTGATTCTATCCCCCTGTACATGAAGAATAGATCCTTGAGTCATAGCTCCTATTATCTTGTGGGTACTCTGAGCACAGGCATCTGCACCGGCTTCCATAGCAGAGAGAGGAAGTTCCTCTGAAAATCTCAAGTGGGGACCGTGAGCCTCATCTACAAGAAGAGGGATATCATATTCATGAACTATCTCCACAATTTTTTTAAGGTCTGTAGCCACTCCATAGTAGGTTGGATTTATTATGAGGACAGCTGAAGCATCAGGATTTTCTCTGAGAGTTCTTTCTACAGTCTCAGGTGCTACTCCATGAGCTATTCCATTTTCATGGTCTATTTCAGGATCCATATATACAGGTTGAGCACCACTCAGGATAACACCAGCATTTACTGATTTATGAGTATTTCTAGGAACTAGGATCTTATCCCCGGCCTTTACAGCAGACATTATCATAGCCTGAATAGCTCCAGATGTGCCGTTAATACAAAAAAAACTTTCCCTTGCACCATAGGCATCTGCTGCCAGTTCCAATGCTCTTTTTATATGGGTCTTGGGATTGTGTAATCCGTCCACCATTTCAAATATAGTAACATCGATTTTAAATGGGTTAGGTCCCATAAAATCATAAAACTCTTTTTCTACGCCTGCACCCTGTTTATGTCCAGGTACATGAAAGGGGATTACCTCTCTTGCTGCGTATACATCCTTTAACACACTAAATATAGGGGTTTCTTTTTGGTTTAATTTATACAAATTATATCACTTCCTTTTAAAAAAATTATACTAGCAGGGAATTGTATCTTGTTTTTCATAAAAAAGATATCTCTTTTGTATATATATATACCATCTATTATATATATCCTTTAAAAAAATACTGACTTTTAATAAAAAATGACATAATTTCTGGTTCTGCTGCATCAATGGTTCTGGTTTAATAATTTAAAGGTGATAAAATACCCTAAAAAACCAGAAGAAATATCATGCGGCCAAAAGAATTTAAATATAACAATTTGAAGGTGACATAATACTACTTTGTGTTCGGTTGTATTTTATCAATCCTTTTAATCATTAACACTTATATCTATAAATTTAAAATTAACAACATCAAATAAACCCTTATCTGTAACTTTTATTTCTGGAATAACAGGTAAGGCTAAAAATGCTAAAGTCATAAATGGATCCAGGTCTCTATTTACGCCCAACCTATCATAAGCTGTTTTAAGCATTTCCTCTAGAATTTCTTTTACTGCCTCAATGGGCTTATCCGACATCAATCCTGCTATTGGTAATTCCAGTTTTTTCAATACCTTACCCTTAGACACTATGACCACTCCTCCCTGTATTTTTCCAATCTCCTCTACAGCTGCATGCATATCATGATCATTATCTCCTATGACTAAAATATTATGGGAATCATTTGAAACAGTAGAAGCTATGGCTCCCCCTTTAAGGTTAAAGTTTTCTACCAGGCTGAACCCTATATTTCCCGTGGCATTATGTCTTTCAATTACTGCTAGTTTTAGAAGATCTTTATCACTGTTAAACTTGAAATATCCCTTATCATCTACTTCCACTTCACGGATTACTTTTTCAGTTAAAAGACTATGGGGCAGTAACCTCATGACATTTGCACGATTACTTGTTAGTTTGATCTTTAGATCTTTTTCGTGAATTTTTTTAAAATTCACAGTGCCGCTCACCTTTGTAATATCCTCTTTTTTTACCTGGAAGAGTGCTTCACCATCCTTCGCAGCAAATTTTCCATTTTTTATAACTTCCAATACATTAAAATCTTCTAAAGAATCTACAACTATTAAGTCTGCATCATATCCGGGAGCGATTGCTCCTAAGTTTTTTATCCCATAACATTCGCAGACATTGATAGTCGCCATTTTAATTGCTGTTATGGGGTCTATCCCTTTTTTTATAGCAGTTCTTATATTATTGTCAATATGCCCGCTTTCTATTATATCCTCTGGATGCCTGTCATCTGTGCAGAACAAACATCTCCTTTCATTTTCTGGAGTTATTCCTCCTATTAAAGCTTCTAAATTTTTGGCTGCACTCCCCTCCCTTATGGAAATATAGATCCCTTTTCTTAACCTGTCCTGCATCTCATCTACAGTAGAACACTCGTGATCCGTTTTTATTCCCCCTATTATATATGCATTCAGCTCTTCACCGCTGATATCAGGTGAATGACCATCTATTATTTTATTATTATCCTGAGCTAATTTTAATTTGTCTACTATTTTACTGTCTCCCTGTATTACCCCTGGATAATTCATCATTTCTCCCAGGCCTAAGACCATAGGATTACCAATTAACTCCTTTAATTCTCCAGCTTCCAGTATTGCTCCTGAATTTTCAAATGGTGTTGCAGGGACACATGAAGGGAGCATATAATAAACATTGAGGGGGAGATCTTCACTGGATTTAATCATAAATTTAATACCTTCCAGACCACACACATTGGCTATTTCATGGGGATCTGTAATTACACTTGTTGTTCCTTTGGGGACCACTGCCCGTGCAAACTGACCGGGTGAAATCATAGAACTTTCCATATGAACATGGCTGTCTATAAGTCCCGGAGATAAATATTTACCATTTAGATCGATTTCGTGTAAACCGCAATAATCTCCAATCCCTATTATTTTCCCCGAATCAATTGCCAGATCACCTTCTATTATCTCGCTTGAAAATACATCAATAATCCGGCAATTCTTCAGCACAAGTTCTGCTTTTTTTCGTTTTGCTGCTACATCAATTAAATGCTTTATTTTGTCATTCATTTTTTCCCTCCGTTTATAGTTAAATAAAAAAATCCCACCACAAAAATGAAATGCTGTATAGCATTCATTTTGTAATGAGAAATTAAGGTTTCCCGTAGAAACCCCCGAACCAAATTATCGGGGTTATACGATTATTTTATTTTGTATACTATATATTTTATTTTAAATCTTGTCAACTATAATTTTAATTACCTTTGAGGCAATTGATGCCGGTAATATTGCAGAATAAAGACAAAAGAAAAAGGAAAATACGTCTATTTAAAGTAAAAAGACAAGGCCGATTAAAAATGGTAGGTAAGGGATGAAAAAATAAAAGAAACTGGAAACCAGCATAAGAAAGGCTATGGAAGGATCAAAGGGGGGAATAAGGTTATGAAGAATACCGATGAAAAAAAATCAGGTATAGGATTTTTTGAAAAATATCTGAGCCTGTGGGTCATACTCTGTATGGTTACTGGTGTACTGATAGGTAAATTTTTGCCCGGCATCCCTGAATTTTTGGGAAAATTTGAATATGCCAAAGTTTCCATACCGATAGCAGTCCTTATCTGGCTCATGATCTATCCAATGATGATGAAAGTTGATTTTACCAGTGTTAAAAATGTCGGTAAAAATCCCAAAGGACTGTATGTTACCTGGGTTACAAATTGGCTGATTAAACCTTTTACAATGTATGCTATAGCACACTTTTTCTTGTTCGTGGTTTTCAAGTCACTAATTTCAACAGAACTTGCCAAAGATTATCTGGCAGGAGCAATTCTTTTAGGTGCGGCTCCCTGTACTGCTATGGTGTTTGTCTGGAGCTATCTGACCAAGGGAAATCCTGCTTATACCGTTGTCCAGGTAGCAACAAATGATCTGATTATTTTAATAGCCTTCCCTCCCATTGTTGCCTTTTTGCTTGGTATTGGAGGTATAGTAATTCCCTGGGCTACCCTTTTTCTGTCTGTCTTACTTTTTGTAGTGATTCCTTTAGTCGGAGGAGTACTGACAAGGGTGAATGTTATAAAGAAAAAAGGTATAGAATATTTTAACCGGGAGTTTATTCCCAAATTCAACGATCTTACAATTGGAGGGTTACTGCTGACTTTGATAATTATTTTCTCTTTTCAGGGAGAAGTCATTCTCAATAATCCCCTGCATATTATATTGATTGCCATTCCTTTGAGTATTCAGACCTTTTTTATTTTTTTTATTGCATATTTTACCAGCAAAAAGGTAAGGCTGAGCCATGAAATTGCAGCTCCTGCCGCAATGATTGGAGCCTCTAATTTCTTTGAGCTTTCGGTTGCAGTAGCTATATCGTTATTTGGGGCGTCATCGCCGGTAGTGTTAGCTACTATTGTAGGGGTACTTGTAGAGGTTCCTGTAATGCTGACCCTGGTAAAAATAGCTAACTATACAAAAGGATGGTTTCCTGAAGATATCTCGAAAAAACAGATTTAGTATAATAAATTTTAAACTTTTTCCACCTAAGTGATATCCGATAGATATAAGTAGATTTTCTGCTTGAGTCACCCACTTTTTATTTTTTTCAAAATTACTCTAAATGATGAATTTCACTGTGAAAAAAACAACAATACCAAATTTATATATAATTTTTTAAGGTAGAGCATAACAATGTTTCTATTCTTTTTTAGTCTGTGCTGTTTCATTATGGAGTGAAAAAAATATTAATTATTTACTTTGCTGTAATATAGAAATACACTTAAATAAAGGTGATATGGGATATAGAAGGTATAGTGAATAATATTATGAATATAGGAGTAGATGATATTTATGAATAATAATAGAGTAGCAAAACCAGAATGGCTAAAAATAAACTTAGGAAGTGTTAAAGGTTTTCAAAATATAGAAAGTATGTTAAAGGAGTTGAATTTAAAAACTGTATGTAAAGAAGCTAATTGCCCTAATAGAGCAGAGTGTTACTCCAGTGGAACTGCGACCTTTTTGATAATGGGAGGGGTATGTACAAGAAAGTGTAAATTTTGTAATGTAAAAGATGGTTCACCTAAGGACTTGGATAGTGATGAACCAAAACATATAGCTGAAGCTGTTAAAAAACTTAAATTAAATTATGTAGTAGTTACATCGGTAACCCGGGATGATTTAGCTGATGGAGGTGCCAGCCACTTTGCGAAGGTTATAAGGGAGATAAGAAAAATAGATAAGGATGTCAGAATTGAAGTATTAATTCCTGATTTAAAAGGGAGGGAAGAATCTTTAAAAATAGTTTTAAAAGCAATGCCGGAAGTATTAAATCATAATATCGAAACAATTCCAAGGTTATATGATCTCATAAGACCTGAAGCTGAGTATAATAGAAGTTTAGACATTTTAAAGAGTGCAAAGACAACAGCTCCTAAAATTAAAACAAAATCCGGGATAATGTTAGGATTAGGGGAAACTCGGGAAGAAGTTATTGAAGTTTTTAAAGATTTGAGGGAACATTCCTGTGATCTCTTAACTATCGGTCAGTATTTAAGACCTTCGGCAGAACATTATCCGGTATATGAATATGTAACTCCTGAAGAGTTTGAATGGTACAAACAAAAAGCTGAAGAAATGGGTTTTGAAAATGTAGCTTCAGGGCCTCTTGTGAGAAGTTCTTATAAAGCCTGGCAGCTATATAATGATTAAGGAGGGTAAAATGGAATTGAAAAAAACGTCATTAAATGAAGTGCACAAAAAACTAGGTGGTAAATTAATAGACTTTGCAGGTTGGGAACTCCCTATTCAATTTCAAGGGATTAAAGAGGAGCATCTTGCCGTTAGGGAAAGAGCCGGTCTCTTTGATGTATCTCATATGGGAGAAATTACTGTTGAAGGTTTAGAATCTTTAAAATTTGTAGATTACTTAGTTGCCAATGATGCAGGTACTCTGAATGATAATCAAGTGATGTATACATTTATGTGCAATGAAAAAGGCGGTGTTGTCGATGACCTGCTTGTCTATAAGTATTCCAATGAAAAGATATTATTGGTAGTAAATGCATCTAATATTGAAAAAGATTATAGATGGATAGAAGAAAAATCCCATGATTTTGATGTTATAACAAAAAACATATCTGAAGAAGTTTCACAAATTGCAATTCAAGGACCTAAAGCACAGGAGATCCTTCAAAAGATTACAGATATTGACTTAAATGAGATAAAATTCTTTACATTTAATTCTGAAGTTCTATTATCTGGAGTAGAATGCCTGGTCTCAAGAACCGGATATACCGGAGAAGATGGGTTTGAAATATATCTAAGTAATAACGCAGCTGTTTCTATTGTAGAAGAACTGCTAAATGTTGGTGGAGAGGATCTTTCTCCTATAGGACTCGGAGCCAGAGATACACTTAGGTTTGAAGCAGGGCTGCCTCTCTATGGGAATGAATTAAGAGAAGATGTTACCCCCCTTGAATCGGGACTTGGTTTTTTTGTAAAGTTAGAGGCTGGAGACTTTATAGGAAAGAATATCCTTGTAGCACAAAAAAAAGAAGGATTAAAAAGAAAAACAGCAGGATTTAAATTAATTGGAAAAGGCATTGCCAGAGGTGGATACAAAGTCGTTGCCCATGGAAAAGAAATTGGAGCTGTTACAACAGGCTATCAGCTTCCTGGAAAAAAAGAAAGTATCGGCCTTGCTCTTATGGATACAGAATATGCTAAGTTAGGAACACATATTCAAATAGAAATCAGAAAAAAACTTGTAGATGCCCAAATAATTAGTAAAAAGTTTTTAGATAAAAAATATAAAAAATAAATAAAAAACTCAGAGGAGGAATTAATAATGGAGAATTTACTTTATTCAAAGGAACATGAATGGATTAAGGTAGAAGGGAACACAGCACTTGTAGGAATTACTGATCATGCACAAAAATCATTGGGAGAAATTGTATATGTGGAACTGCCTGAAATTGATGATGAATTTGAAGCTGCAGAAGCTTTTGGTGTTATAGAGTCTGTAAAAGCAGCTTCAGATTCATATATGCCTGTATCGGGAAAAATTATCGAAATTAACGAGGATTTAGAAGATAACCCTACTTTATTAAATGAAGATCCATATGGAACTTGGATTATAAAGATCGAACTTTCGGATAAAGGAGAATTAGATTCATTATTAGATCTATCAGCATATAATGAATTATGTGAGGAGGATAATTAATGTTTAGATATATCCCTGCTACGGAGGAAGATAGAAAAGAGATGTTAGATGTAATTGGTATTAACAGCGTTGATGAACTTTTTGATGATATCCCTAAAAATTTAAAACAAAGTCAACCATTAAATATTGGTGCACCTATGTCTGAAATAGAATTGAAAAAAAGAATTGAGGAATTAGGTAATAAAAATTTATCTAATCTTATATGTTTTAGGGGAGCGGGAGCATACGATCACTATATCCCTGCTGCAGTTGATCATTTGATCAGCCGGTCTGAATTTTATACAGCTTATACACCATATCAACCTGAAATCAGCCAGGGAACATTACAGTGTATATTTGAATATCAAACTATGATAGCTGACTTAACTGGGATGTTTGCATCCAATGCTTCTATGTATGACGGAGCCACGGCAGCAGCTGAAGCCGCTATGGTAGCGGCAACCGTTACAAAGAGACAAGAGATAGTTGTCTCAAAGAGTGTTAACCCTGAAACAAGAAAAGTTCTGAAAACATATTGCAAATTTAGAGATATAAAGGTAGTAGAGATAGAGCTGGATGAAGGTGCGACCTGTATTAAAGATTTAAAAGATAAAATTTCAGATAAAACAGCAGGAGTAATGGTACAAAGTCCTAATTTTTTTGGAATAATTGAAGATCTGGATGAAATTAGGGAAAATATTATAGATAAAAAAACAAAGTATATTGTCTACACAGATCTTGTAGCAATGGGAATACTTAAGACCCCTGGGGAATCTGGAGCAGATATTGTTATTGGAGATGCCCAGAGTTTTGGAACCGGACTTACATATGGCGGGCCTTATCTGGGGTTTATGACAATAACTAAAGAACTTATTAGAAAGATGCCTGGAAGGATCGTTGGGGAAAGTGTCGATCAAGACGGGAAAAGGTGTTATGTCCTGACTCTTCAAGCAAGGGAACAGCATATCAGAAGGTATAAAGCTACTTCTAATATCTGTTCAAATCATGCATTAAATGCTTTAGCCGCCACTATTCATATGAGCCTTTTAGGAAGGGTGGGATTAGAAAAGGTCGCTGAGCAGTGTTATAAAAAAGCTAATTATACATTGAGAAAAATTGTGGAAACAGATAGATATAAACTAAAATTTAACAGGCCTTTTTTCAGAGAGTTTGTAATAGAGGGAGAAGAATCTCCTGAAATTATTAATGAAAAACTGTTAAAGGATGGTATTTTAGGCGGGTATCCTCTGGAAAAAGAATACCCGGAATTAAAAAATACATCTTTAGTCTGTATTACTGAAAAAAGAAGTAAATTAGAGATCGATAGTTTTGTTGAAAGGATGGGTGAGATATAGATGAAAGAATATAATAAACTTATATTTGAGATTTCTAAAAAGGGAAGGTGTGGTTATGCCCTTCCAGAATTAGAGGTAGATAATTCTCCTCTTGACTTGATAATACCAAAGAATCTATTAAAAACAAGGGATGTAAAATTACCAGAAGTGAGTGAAAATGGAGTAATAAGACACTATACCCGTTTATCTAATAAAAATTTTGGATTAGATACAGGGTTCTATCCTTTGGGATCCTGCACAATGAAATACAATCCCAAAATAAATGAAGTGATTGCTAGAAACCCTAAGATGGTAAATCTTCACCCTTACCAACCTGAAGAAAGTGTACAGGGAGCTCTTGAGATGATGCATGAGGCAGCTGAACACTTAGCCGAAATTTCTGGAATGGATCAGGTATCTCTCCAGCCAGCAGCAGGTTCCCATGGAGAGATGGCAGGACTTATGTTGATAAAAGCTTACCATGAAAAAAATGGTGACTTTAAAAGAAAAAATATAATCGTACCTGATTCCGCTCATGGAACAAATCCGTCTTCAGTACAAATTGTAGGTTTAAATGTGATTGAGATCAAATCAACCCCTGAGGGTGACGTGGATATAGAAGTTTTAAAGGAGCATCTAAACGATGAACTGGCAGGATTTATGTTAACCAATCCCAGTACCCTTGGAATTTTTGAAAAAAATATCGAAAAAATATCGACACTTATCCATGAAGCCGGAGGATTGCTATATTATGATGGGGCAAATATGAATGCAATAATGGGTAAAGCAAGACCTGGAGATATGGGGTTTGACGTAATGCATTTTAATCTTCATAAGACTTTTTCTACCCCCCATGGTGGAGGGGGGCCTGGAGCCGGACCTATCGGGTTTAAAAGTAAACTTGCCGATTTCCAGCCTGTACCTGTTATAGAAAAAATGAATAATAAATATAGACTTAATTATGACAGACCAGATAGTATAGGTAAGGTTCGTAGTTTTTATGGGAATTATGGTGTT
This sequence is a window from Psychrilyobacter piezotolerans. Protein-coding genes within it:
- a CDS encoding M48 family metallopeptidase; the encoded protein is MIVKILNHFRLTWRLVEDRRVNKWLKVFLVFIPLAYVFLPFPPDDFLPLLGLLDDLLLLTVTTILFVEMCPETVVREHKLALTGLFPSARSINLEDYRCKTENRDLALGFIFAVVILLLGGYLAGVLFLLIFGMGYITSNLKRKEILANAVQIGPHQRPDLYEALEEVQKLLPPVKIDLFINQNPVMNAYTFGYGEPYTVVLTSSLVEKLSKTEIKAVIGHEMGHILFGHVRIIGLMSTQFGLGRLFFYKWSRSCEYSADSVALIASRGDLIPLTSSLLKLAWGLDDSVDVEEFLAQLDGDSGTLSMEVFSTHPFMNNRIKSLILLARQKEFREKMKHMDPRDLP
- a CDS encoding flavin reductase family protein; this encodes MKKTKFKGSVILNPVPVVMVTSRSSEGKDNVFTVAWAGTVCTTPPMLSISIRPERLSYEYIKETMQFTINLPHRRLTKETDYCGVRSGRQLDKIKEMGFTMVEGTHIDVPYIDECPVSIECKVKSIVPLGTHDLFIAEVMGSHIDSKLLDENGKLCLEKGNLINYCHGEYYPMAKDAIGKFGFSVAKNKPEIKNISNVEKKSESQRGKSEKKKPSKKAKKSLKSGKKKNKK
- a CDS encoding aminotransferase class I/II-fold pyridoxal phosphate-dependent enzyme, encoding MYKLNQKETPIFSVLKDVYAAREVIPFHVPGHKQGAGVEKEFYDFMGPNPFKIDVTIFEMVDGLHNPKTHIKRALELAADAYGARESFFCINGTSGAIQAMIMSAVKAGDKILVPRNTHKSVNAGVILSGAQPVYMDPEIDHENGIAHGVAPETVERTLRENPDASAVLIINPTYYGVATDLKKIVEIVHEYDIPLLVDEAHGPHLRFSEELPLSAMEAGADACAQSTHKIIGAMTQGSILHVQGDRISYGKMRQVLSLLQTTSPSYILLASLDCARKQIALDGADLIKKSIERADILREEINKIDGFKCFGREVLDGMGKYSFDPTKIAISARDLGLTGYQLERIFVDKYNIQPELSDFYNVLLVTTFGDTLKSHESVIAAVKEISNETKHEGEIPTFKDIPNVPEMEQNPREAFFSEKTRTRLEEAVGAISGEFIMAYPPGIPILCPGERITEEIIDYVEDLKKAGLSVQGLEDVNLENINIIQEIDAVYLFVEKVQNFILGVPFNLGAAVTGTEFAIDYLFGEYPELKNVIELIEPVREDENLFDKRLKFVNSVISTSKVLAERTRELVTSGYRPIVVGGDHSISLGSISGLLAEKRDAGVIWIDAHADMNTADTSPSGNIHGMVLAALMGHGDAKLTRLNKGNFLDPKKVLLFGARDLDPGELNFIEKYGVNLITHDEVLEMGLVAALEKAKEMLQVEELHISFDLDSVDPNFAPGVSVPVNDGFEKEEILEIFSILFENYKITSVDIVELNPLTDKDGKSVDFVKELIDFLDGVGR
- the ade gene encoding adenine deaminase; the encoded protein is MNDKIKHLIDVAAKRKKAELVLKNCRIIDVFSSEIIEGDLAIDSGKIIGIGDYCGLHEIDLNGKYLSPGLIDSHVHMESSMISPGQFARAVVPKGTTSVITDPHEIANVCGLEGIKFMIKSSEDLPLNVYYMLPSCVPATPFENSGAILEAGELKELIGNPMVLGLGEMMNYPGVIQGDSKIVDKLKLAQDNNKIIDGHSPDISGEELNAYIIGGIKTDHECSTVDEMQDRLRKGIYISIREGSAAKNLEALIGGITPENERRCLFCTDDRHPEDIIESGHIDNNIRTAIKKGIDPITAIKMATINVCECYGIKNLGAIAPGYDADLIVVDSLEDFNVLEVIKNGKFAAKDGEALFQVKKEDITKVSGTVNFKKIHEKDLKIKLTSNRANVMRLLPHSLLTEKVIREVEVDDKGYFKFNSDKDLLKLAVIERHNATGNIGFSLVENFNLKGGAIASTVSNDSHNILVIGDNDHDMHAAVEEIGKIQGGVVIVSKGKVLKKLELPIAGLMSDKPIEAVKEILEEMLKTAYDRLGVNRDLDPFMTLAFLALPVIPEIKVTDKGLFDVVNFKFIDISVND
- the arsB gene encoding ACR3 family arsenite efflux transporter, which codes for MKNTDEKKSGIGFFEKYLSLWVILCMVTGVLIGKFLPGIPEFLGKFEYAKVSIPIAVLIWLMIYPMMMKVDFTSVKNVGKNPKGLYVTWVTNWLIKPFTMYAIAHFFLFVVFKSLISTELAKDYLAGAILLGAAPCTAMVFVWSYLTKGNPAYTVVQVATNDLIILIAFPPIVAFLLGIGGIVIPWATLFLSVLLFVVIPLVGGVLTRVNVIKKKGIEYFNREFIPKFNDLTIGGLLLTLIIIFSFQGEVILNNPLHIILIAIPLSIQTFFIFFIAYFTSKKVRLSHEIAAPAAMIGASNFFELSVAVAISLFGASSPVVLATIVGVLVEVPVMLTLVKIANYTKGWFPEDISKKQI
- the lipA gene encoding lipoyl synthase — encoded protein: MNNNRVAKPEWLKINLGSVKGFQNIESMLKELNLKTVCKEANCPNRAECYSSGTATFLIMGGVCTRKCKFCNVKDGSPKDLDSDEPKHIAEAVKKLKLNYVVVTSVTRDDLADGGASHFAKVIREIRKIDKDVRIEVLIPDLKGREESLKIVLKAMPEVLNHNIETIPRLYDLIRPEAEYNRSLDILKSAKTTAPKIKTKSGIMLGLGETREEVIEVFKDLREHSCDLLTIGQYLRPSAEHYPVYEYVTPEEFEWYKQKAEEMGFENVASGPLVRSSYKAWQLYND